In Candidatus Baltobacteraceae bacterium, the DNA window GATATCGCGCGACTACGACGGTCGCGTTCCGGTGTTGATCGGGGTCCTCAACGCGGCGGCAACATTCCTCGCCGATCTGACGCGCGCGGTGCGCATTCCCTGCGAGATTGACGCGATTGCCGTCACCAAGTTCAGTGAGGTCGAGGGAATACGATTTCTCAAAGATACCTCAGCGTCTATTGAGGGTCGGCACGTTATCCTGGTCGACGATACCATCGACACCGGCATGACCCTGCAATACGTGGTCAAGTCGCTCTCCGCTCGGTCGCCTGCCTCGTTGGCGGTGTGCACCTTGCTGGATCGGCCCACGCGCAGAATTGCCGATATTGAGGTCAAGTACCGCGGGTTCGAGATTCCCGACGTCTACGTGGTCGGCTACGGACTCGACTACCGCGGTCGCTACCGAGAGTTGCAAGCCCTTTATGCTCATGGATCGTGGCCGTGATTGACCGCTCGATGCGCGCGTGCGCGCTGATTTGTGCCCTCCTCGCGGCGATGCTGCCGCTGCGTGCAAACTCGCTCGAGTTGCAG includes these proteins:
- the hpt gene encoding hypoxanthine phosphoribosyltransferase; its protein translation is MIGELLFDAPAIAERVHELGEQISRDYDGRVPVLIGVLNAAATFLADLTRAVRIPCEIDAIAVTKFSEVEGIRFLKDTSASIEGRHVILVDDTIDTGMTLQYVVKSLSARSPASLAVCTLLDRPTRRIADIEVKYRGFEIPDVYVVGYGLDYRGRYRELQALYAHGSWP